Proteins from a single region of Nocardiopsis dassonvillei subsp. dassonvillei DSM 43111:
- a CDS encoding serine/threonine protein kinase: MEAVVSLRLDPSDPERIGRYRLIGRLGSGGMGQVFFGRSAGGRAVAVKRIHPHMAADASFRERFAREVNAARQVSGAFTAPVIDAGPDDEVPWLVTSYVPSLPLDTAVHDHGPLPEASVRVLAAGLAEALADIHRVGLIHRDLKPGNVLLAEDGPRVIDFGIARATDGTAATQSVIGTPGFMSPEQVQGEALTPASDLFAYGAVLAYAAAGTGPFGEGSMPTMVMRIISREPDLSGVPESLRHLVAACLSKDPQGRPGPGEILDYLGDVATGPTWLPAAVMRGVQEQVAKVNGALAAAAGDGRVTGQHQRTEVLGQGGAAAVGGAAGAAAGAGVFGDEAATRVTPQAPGHEGGATSVWGEQQGYGATARFPSGQQVPPTAQYGQGATAYGQGAAHGQGGASHGREEAAGHRQPDRPSQEDAYADLYGDRRDPAADARRQQQEQLRQQEEQRQRRMQEQQRHQEEQRRRAEEQQRQQQEQRLEHRRRQEAERAHRERVRAEQEAARRAQSQARHADQPGLWGFVKLLPLLIIPLIQVPLGYGAALAWAWFTTETEVWTGAPYAFEPFRWESFWHAMMLGYFILNNLVSLEYLVRSLRTSFVTGAVLALGAIAATNGLLYSFGFWG, translated from the coding sequence GTGGAGGCTGTAGTGTCCCTTAGGCTCGATCCCAGTGACCCGGAACGTATCGGCCGGTACCGGCTGATCGGCCGTTTGGGCTCTGGCGGCATGGGCCAGGTGTTCTTCGGCCGCTCGGCCGGGGGGCGTGCGGTGGCGGTCAAGCGCATTCATCCGCACATGGCCGCCGACGCCTCCTTCCGGGAGCGTTTCGCCCGTGAGGTCAACGCCGCCCGTCAGGTCAGCGGTGCGTTCACCGCGCCGGTGATCGACGCGGGTCCCGATGACGAGGTGCCCTGGCTGGTCACCTCGTACGTGCCGTCGTTGCCGTTGGACACGGCGGTGCACGACCACGGGCCGTTGCCGGAGGCGAGTGTGCGGGTGCTCGCGGCGGGTCTGGCCGAGGCGTTGGCCGACATCCACAGGGTGGGGTTGATCCACCGTGACCTCAAGCCCGGCAACGTGCTGTTGGCCGAGGACGGGCCGCGGGTGATCGATTTCGGTATCGCCCGTGCCACCGACGGTACGGCGGCCACGCAGTCGGTGATCGGTACGCCGGGGTTCATGAGTCCGGAGCAGGTGCAGGGGGAGGCGCTCACCCCGGCCAGTGACCTGTTCGCCTACGGTGCGGTGCTGGCCTACGCGGCGGCGGGGACGGGTCCCTTCGGTGAGGGCAGTATGCCCACCATGGTCATGCGCATCATCAGTCGTGAGCCGGATCTGTCGGGTGTGCCCGAGTCGTTGCGTCATCTGGTGGCGGCGTGTTTGTCCAAGGATCCGCAGGGTCGTCCGGGGCCGGGGGAGATCCTGGACTACCTGGGTGATGTGGCCACGGGGCCGACCTGGTTGCCCGCGGCGGTGATGCGGGGGGTCCAGGAGCAGGTGGCCAAGGTCAACGGGGCGTTGGCGGCCGCTGCTGGGGATGGGCGTGTCACCGGTCAGCACCAGCGCACGGAGGTGTTGGGGCAGGGTGGTGCTGCTGCTGTGGGTGGTGCGGCGGGAGCTGCGGCTGGTGCGGGTGTGTTCGGTGATGAGGCGGCCACCCGTGTCACGCCGCAGGCGCCGGGGCACGAGGGCGGTGCGACCTCGGTGTGGGGTGAGCAGCAGGGGTATGGGGCCACGGCCCGTTTCCCGTCGGGGCAGCAGGTTCCGCCGACCGCCCAGTACGGTCAGGGCGCCACGGCCTATGGCCAGGGGGCGGCTCACGGTCAGGGCGGTGCTTCCCACGGGCGGGAGGAGGCCGCGGGTCACCGGCAGCCGGACCGGCCCAGCCAGGAGGACGCCTACGCCGACCTGTACGGCGATCGGCGTGATCCGGCCGCGGACGCGCGCCGCCAGCAGCAGGAGCAGTTGCGTCAGCAGGAGGAGCAGCGCCAGCGGCGGATGCAGGAGCAGCAGCGCCACCAGGAGGAGCAGCGCAGGCGGGCGGAGGAGCAGCAGCGTCAGCAGCAGGAGCAGCGGCTGGAGCACCGGCGCCGTCAGGAGGCGGAGCGGGCCCACCGTGAGCGGGTGCGGGCCGAGCAGGAGGCCGCGCGCCGCGCCCAGAGCCAGGCGCGCCATGCCGACCAGCCGGGCCTGTGGGGTTTCGTCAAGCTGTTGCCGCTGCTGATCATTCCGCTGATCCAGGTGCCGTTGGGGTACGGGGCGGCGTTGGCGTGGGCGTGGTTCACCACCGAGACCGAGGTGTGGACGGGGGCGCCGTACGCGTTCGAGCCCTTCCGGTGGGAGTCCTTCTGGCACGCGATGATGCTGGGGTACTTCATCTTGAACAACCTGGTGTCGTTGGAGTACCTGGTCAGGTCGTTGCGTACGTCGTTCGTCACGGGTGCGGTGTTGGCGTTGGGTGCGATCGCGGCGACCAACGGCCTGCTGTACAGCTTCGGTTTCTGGGGCTGA
- a CDS encoding cytochrome P450: MHIPDALRTDAHLRLAHATSWTAAQAGDHPSRLLHYPWRDNPYPTYQRLRDQGHFATSKLGFRTANTYQAVSALLRGREFGVQPPDGTAPPQQFDILDLSFLMKDPPEHTRLRQLARPAFSPRRMSEYETHITKITHELLDKATAKGHFDLMRDFAQPLPIAVISHLLGVPAAQDAEFVRIGHALGSALDGARSASHLRSIHQATAQLDLLFTRLMRQRRADPRDDVVSTLVTQADDGHLTATELSTMCRLLLIAGFETTVNLIGNGVMALLRHRHQWERLVADPDLAPGAVEEILRFDSPVQMTSRWVHTDTTVQRQPLRRGGYTMCLIGSANRDPARFTDPDRFDITRPDAADHLSFSSGVHYCLGAPLARLEGRIALRALAERLPHLRPTAPPTRRPTAVVRSLSAFPVTTGTR; the protein is encoded by the coding sequence ATGCACATCCCCGACGCCCTGCGCACCGACGCCCACCTGCGCCTGGCCCACGCCACCTCCTGGACCGCCGCCCAAGCCGGCGACCACCCCAGCAGACTCCTGCACTACCCCTGGCGCGACAACCCCTACCCCACCTACCAACGCCTGCGCGACCAAGGCCACTTCGCCACCAGCAAACTCGGCTTCCGCACCGCCAACACCTACCAAGCCGTCAGCGCCCTGCTACGCGGACGCGAATTCGGCGTCCAACCCCCCGACGGCACCGCCCCACCCCAGCAGTTCGACATCCTGGACCTGTCCTTCCTCATGAAGGACCCACCCGAACACACCCGCCTGCGCCAACTCGCCCGCCCCGCCTTCAGCCCCCGCCGCATGAGCGAGTACGAAACCCACATCACCAAGATCACCCACGAACTCCTGGACAAGGCCACCGCCAAGGGCCACTTCGACCTCATGCGCGACTTCGCCCAACCCCTGCCCATCGCCGTCATCAGCCACCTGCTCGGCGTCCCCGCCGCCCAGGACGCCGAGTTCGTCCGCATCGGCCACGCCCTGGGCAGCGCCCTGGACGGCGCCCGCTCGGCGAGTCACCTGCGCAGCATCCACCAGGCCACGGCACAATTGGACCTGCTGTTCACCCGGCTCATGCGACAGCGCCGCGCCGACCCCCGCGATGACGTGGTCTCCACCCTGGTCACCCAGGCCGACGACGGCCACCTCACCGCGACCGAACTGAGCACCATGTGCCGCCTGCTGCTGATCGCCGGGTTCGAGACCACCGTGAACCTCATCGGGAACGGGGTGATGGCCCTGCTGCGCCACCGCCACCAGTGGGAACGCCTCGTCGCCGACCCCGACCTGGCCCCAGGCGCCGTGGAGGAGATCCTGCGCTTCGACTCACCCGTCCAGATGACCAGCCGCTGGGTCCACACCGACACCACCGTCCAACGCCAACCCCTGCGCCGCGGCGGCTACACCATGTGCCTCATCGGATCCGCCAACCGCGACCCCGCACGCTTCACCGACCCCGACCGCTTCGACATCACCCGCCCCGACGCCGCCGACCACCTCTCCTTCTCCAGCGGCGTCCACTACTGCCTGGGCGCACCCCTGGCCCGCCTCGAAGGCCGCATCGCCCTACGCGCCCTGGCCGAACGCCTCCCCCACCTGCGCCCCACCGCCCCACCCACCCGCCGACCCACCGCCGTCGTACGCTCCCTGTCCGCCTTCCCCGTCACCACCGGCACCCGGTAG